In Bacillus thuringiensis, the DNA window ATGGAGGAACACCAGTGGCGAAGGCGACTTTCTGGTCTGTAACTGACACTGAGGCGCGAAAGCGTGGGGAGCAAACAGGATTAGATACCCTGGTAGTCCACGCCGTAAACGATGAGTGCTAAGTGTTAGAGGGTTTCCGCCCTTTAGTGCTGAAGTTAACGCATTAAGCACTCCGCCTGGGGAGTACGGCCGCAAGGCTGAAACTCAAAGGAATTGACGGGGGCCCGCACAAGCGGTGGAGCATGTGGTTTAATTCGAAGCAACGCGAAGAACCTTACCAGGTCTTGACATCCTCTGAAAACCCTAGAGATAGGGCTTCTCCTTCGGGAGCAGAGTGACAGGTGGTGCATGGTTGTCGTCAGCTCGTGTCGTGAGATGTTGGGTTAAGTCCCGCAACGAGCGCAACCCTTGATCTTAGTTGCCATCATTAAGTTGGGCACTCTAAGGTGACTGCCGGTGACAAACCGGAGGAAGGTGGGGATGACGTCAAATCATCATGCCCCTTATGACCTGGGCTACACACGTGCTACAATGGACGGTACAAAGAGCTGCAAGACCGCGAGGTGGAGCTAATCTCATAAAACCGTTCTCAGTTCGGATTGTAGGCTGCAACTCGCCTACATGAAGCTGGAATCGCTAGTAATCGCGGATCAGCATGCCGCGGTGAATACGTTCCCGGGCCTTGTACACACCGCCCGTCACACCACGAGAGTTTGTAACACCCGAAGTCGGTGGGGTAACCTTTATGGAGCCAGCCGCCTAAGGTGGGACAGATGATTGGGGTGAAGTCGTAACAAGGTAGCCGTATCGGAAGGTGCGGCTGGATCACCTCCTTTCTATGGAGAATTGATGAACGCTGTTCATCAATATAAGTTTCCGTGTTTCGTTTTGTTCAGTTTTGAGAGAACTATCTCTCATATATAAATGTATGTTCTTTGAAAACTAGATAACAGTGTAGCTCATATTTTTTTAATTTTAGTTTGGTTAAGTTAGAAAGGGCGCACGGTGGATGCCTTGACACTAGGAGTCGATGAAGGACGGGACTAACGCCGATATGCTTCGGGGAGCTGTAAGTAAGCTTTGATCCGAAGATTTCCGAATGGGGAAACCCACCATACGTAATGGTATGGTATCCTTACCTGAATACATAGGGTAAGGAAGACAGACCCAGGGAACTGAAACATCTAAGTACCTGGAGGAAGAGAAAGCAAATGCGATTTCCTGAGTAGCGGCGAGCGAAACGGAACATAGCCCAAACCAAGAGGCTTGCCTCTTGGGGTTGTAGGACATTCTATACGGAGTTACAAAGGAACGAGGTAGACGAAGCGACCTGGAAAGGTCCGTCGTAGAGGGTAACAACCCCGTAGTCGAAACTTCGTTCTCTCTTGAATGTATCCTGAGTACGGCGGAACACGTGAAATTCCGTCGGAATCTGGGAGGACCATCTCCCAAGGCTAAATACTCCCTAGTGATCGATAGTGAACCAGTACCGTGAGGGAAAGGTGAAAAGCACCCCGGAAGGGGAGTGAAAGAGATCCTGAAACCGTGTGCCTACAAATAGTCAGAGCCCGTTAATGGGTGATGGCGTGCCTTTTGTAGAATGAACCGGCGAGTTACGATCCCGTGCGAGGTTAAGCTGAAGAGGCGGAGCCGCAGCGAAAGCGAGTCTGAATAGGGCGTTTAGTACGTGGTCGTAGACCCGAAACCAGGTGATCTACCCATGTCCAGGGTGAAGTTCAGGTAACACTGAATGGAGGCCCGAACCCACGCACGTTGAAAAGTGCGGGGATGAGGTGTGGGTAGCGGAGAAATTCCAATCGAACCTGGAGATAGCTGGTTCTCCCCGAAATAGCTTTAGGGCTAGCCTTAAGTGTAAGAGTCTTGGAGGTAGAGCACTGATTGAACTAGGGGTCCTCATCGGATTACCGAATTCAGTCAAACTCCGAATGCCAATGACTTATCCTTAGGAGTCAGACTGCGAGTGATAAGATCCGTAGTCAAGAGGGAAACAGCCCAGATCGCCAGCTAAGGTCCCAAAGTGTGTATTAAGTGGAAAAGGATGTGGAGTTGCTTAGACAACTAGGATGTTGGCTTAGAAGCAGCCACCATTTAAAGAGTGCGTAATAGCTCACTAGTCGAGTGACTCTGCGCCGAAAATGTACCGGGGCTAAATACACCACCGAAGCTGCGAATTGATACCAATGGTATCAGTGGTAGGGGAGCGTTCTAAGTGCAGTGAAGTCAGACCGGAAGGACTGGTGGAGCGCTTAGAAGTGAGAATGCCGGTATGAGTAGCGAAAGACGGGTGAGAATCCCGTCCACCGAATGCCTAAGGTTTCCTGAGGAAGGCTCGTCCGCTCAGGGTTAGTCAGGACCTAAGCCGAGGCCGACAGGCGTAGGCGATGGACAACAGGTTGATATTCCTGTACCACCTCTTTATCGTTTGAGCAATGGAGGGACGCAGAAGGATAGAAGAAGCGTGCGATTGGTTGTGCACGTCCAAGCAGTTAGGCTGATAAGTAGGCAAATCCGCTTATCGTGAAGGCTGAGCTGTGATGGGGAAGCTCCTTATGGAGCGAAGTCTTTGATTCCCCGCTGCCAAGAAAAGCTTCTAGCGAGATAAAAGGTGCCTGTACCGCAAACCGACACAGGTAGGCGAGGAGAGAATCCTAAGGTGTGCGAGAGAACTCTGGTTAAGGAACTCGGCAAAATGACCCCGTAACTTCGGGAGAAGGGGTGCTTTCTTAACGGAAAGCCGCAGTGAATAGGCCCAAGCGACTGTTTAGCAAAAACACAGGTCTCTGCGAAGCCGTAAGGCGAAGTATAGGGGCTGACACCTGCCCGGTGCTGGAAGGTTAAGGAGAGGGGTTAGCGTAAGCGAAGCTCTGAACTGAAGCCCCAGTAAACGGCGGCCGTAACTATAACGGTCCTAAGGTAGCGAAATTCCTTGTCGGGTAAGTTCCGACCCGCACGAAAGGTGTAACGATTTGGGCACTGTCTCAACCAGAGACTCGGTGAAATTATAGTACCTGTGAAGATGCAGGTTACCCGCGACAGGACGGAAAGACCCCGTGGAGCTTTACTGTAGCCTGATATTGAATTTTGGTACAGTTTGTACAGGATAGGCGGGAGCCATTGAAACCGGAGCGCTAGCTTCGGTGGAGGCGCTGGTGGGATACCGCCCTGACTGTATTGAAATTCTAACCTACGGGTCTTATCGACCCGGGAGACAGTGTCAGGTGGGCAGTTTGACTGGGGCGGTCGCCTCCTAAAGTGTAACGGAGGCGCCCAAAGGTTCCCTCAGAATGGTTGGAAATCATTCGTAGAGTGCAAAGGCATAAGGGAGCTTGACTGCGAGACCTACAAGTCGAGCAGGGACGAAAGTCGGGCTTAGTGATCCGGTGGTTCCGCATGGAAGGGCCATCGCTCAACGGATAAAAGCTACCCCGGGGATAACAGGCTTATCTCCCCCAAGAGTCCACATCGACGGGGAGGTTTGGCACCTCGATGTCGGCTCATCGCATCCTGGGGCTGTAGTCGGTCCCAAGGGTTGGGCTGTTCGCCCATTAAAGCGGTACGCGAGCTGGGTTCAGAACGTCGTGAGACAGTTCGGTCCCTATCCGTCGTGGGCGTAGGAAATTTGAGAGGAGCTGTCCTTAGTACGAGAGGACCGGGATGGACGCACCGCTGGTGTACCAGTTGTTCTGCCAAGGGCATAGCTGGGTAGCTATGTGCGGAAGGGATAAGTGCTGAAAGCATCTAAGCATGAAGCCCCCTCAAGATGAGATTTCCCATAGCGTAAGCTAGTAAGATCCCTGAAAGATGATCAGGTTGATAGGTTCGAGGTGGAAGCATGGTGACATGTGGAGCTGACGAATACTAATAGATCGAGGACTTAACCATATAATATGTAGCAATGTTATCTAGTTTTGAAGGAATATGCCTTCATAGTTTGGTGATGATGGCAGAGAGGTCACACCCGTTCCCATACCGAACACGGAAGTTAAGCTCTCTAGCGCCGATGGTAGTTGGGACCTTGTCCCTGTGAGAGTAGGACGTCGCCAAGCAACTAAAAACACGAGTCATTTGATTCGTGTTTTTTTGTGTTTTCTTTTATAATCTATAGTAATAAAAAAATGTGTTTAAATAATTATTATTTTGATTAAATACAAGGGACTGTGGCTAGGATAGTGAATAAGCAAAAGAGTTGCAAATTTTATTAATACGTATATAATTAAAGTCAAAGATAGTCAAAGTCAATAAAGGTGGCGGATAAATGAGAAATATATCTGATATCATTGAGCAATATCTAAAGCAAGTTATTGACTTAAGTAATAATAATGTGATTGAAATCAAAAGAAATGAGATTGCGGATCGATTCGAGTGCGTACCATCTCAAATCAATTATGTAATCAATACCCGCTTTACGTTAGAAAGAGGATTTGTAGTAGAAAGTAAACGTGGTGGGGGAGGTTACATTCGCATTATAAAAGTCAAACTGCATGACGATATAGACATTATTGATCAAATGCTTCATATGATTGATCATAGTGTTGCGCAAGGGAATGCAGAGAGTATGATTATACGTTTAATAGAAGAGGGAATCATAACAAATCGTGAAGCTAAACTTATGTTAAGTGTACTAGATCGTTCTGTGTTATCAATGGATGTTCCTTCTCGAGATGAACTTAGGGCTCGAATATTATGCGCAATGTTAAGAACACTGAAATATAAATAAATACGGCTTTTGTAAAAAAATAACTAAGAGATAATGCAGTTAAATATTGTAGAGGTTTTGAAAAAAGAACACGCACTTTTATTTAAACGAATAAAGGAAAGTGAACAATCTAGTAATGTATGAAAAGTACTATGAGATAGATCGTTCCTGTTGTAAAGGTGGGATAGTGATGACTTGTCAAAACTGTAATATAAGACCAGCAACTTTACATTATACAAAAGTAATCAACGAAAAGAAGACGGAAGTTCATCTTTGTGAGCAATGTGCAGAACAAAGTGGCTATACGTCTTTCTTTCAATCAACGCAGTCAAACTTTTCATTCCATGATTTATTTGCTGGGTTATTACACGGTGAATCAACAATGTTTGAAGAAGGACAAAAGGGGCTTTCGAATACAAGTATATTAAGGTGTCCAGATTGTAAGATGACATATGAGCAATTTACAAAGGTGGGACGCTTTGGATGTGCTTCTTGTTACGATACATTTAAGGAACATTTAAAGCCGTTATTAAAACGTCTTCACGGCGGACATACAGATCATTGTGGAAAAATTCCGGAACGTATAGAAGGAAATATTCACTTAAAGAAAGAATTAGATGAACTAAAACTCATTCTGAAACAATACGTACAGAAAGAGGAGTTTGAGAAAGCTGCTGAAGTAAGGGATAAAATTCGAGGTCTTGAAAATCAGCTTAGTGAGCATAGAGAGGGGGAATAGTTCTATGTCACTGGACAAAATTATGAATGAAGCGATTAGTCCATGGATGAAGGGGGATGGCCCTGATTCTGATATTGTTTTAAGTAGTCGAATACGTTTGGCTCGTAATTTTAAAAAATATCAATTCTCTACTATGCAAAACGAAGAAGAAGCTAAACAGATTCATGAATTATTTAAAAAGGAATTTATAAATAAAACGGTAGAACCTTTTGGAGAGTTTGAACTATTAAAAATGAATGAATTAACGCCTCTTCAAAGGAGAGTATTAGTTGAAAAGCATTTAATTAGTCCTAACCTTGCAGGAACAGAATATGGAGCATGCCTATTGTCAGAAAGCGAACATATTAGTGTTATGCTTAATGAGGAAGACCATATTAGGATTCAGTGCTTATTTTCAGGGTTGCAGTTATCAGAGGCCCTTCAAAGTGCCAATCAAATAGATAATTGGATAGAGGAAGAGGTTGAATATGCTTTTGATGAATCACTTGGATATATAACGAGCTGCCCTACTAACGTTGGTACCGGATTGAGGGCGTCTGTAATGATTCACTTACCGGGACTCGTTTTAACGAAAAGAATTAGCCGTATTATACAAGTAATTCAAAAATTAGGGTTAGTAGTAAGAGGAATATACGGTGAAGGTAGCGAAGCGTTAGGTAATATATTTCAAGTGTCAAATCAAATGACGTTAGGAAAATCTGAAGAAGATATTATTGCAGATTTAAAGAGTGTCATTCAACAGATCATACAGCAAGAAAAAATGGCTAGAGAATTAATTGTACAAAATTCAAGTATTGAGCTTGAAGATAAAGTTTATCGCTCTTATGGCATACTAGCAAACAGTCGGTTAATTCAATCTGCAGAAGCTGCTACTTGCTTATCAGATGTACGACTGGGTATTGATTTAGGATATATAAAAGGTGTATCGAGAAATATTTTGACTGAGCTAATGGTTCTTACACAACCAGGCATTTTACAACAATATGCAGGAGGACCTTTAGGACCAGAAGAAAGAGATTATCGAAGAGCAACCTTAATCCGTGAGCGATTACGTATTGAAAAAAACTAAGCGCAAGTAGGAGGCGATTTCTATGATGTTTGGAAGATTTACAGAAAGAGCACAGAAAGTATTAGCTTTATCTCAAGAGGAAGCAATTCGTATCGGGCATAATAATATTGGAACAGAACATATTTTACTTGGGCTTGTACGCGAAGGGGAAGGAATTGCAGCAAAGGCGTTAATTGCTCTTGGATTAAGTCCAGAGAAAGTTCAAAAAGAGGTAGAAGCGTTAATTGGACGCGGAACAGAAGCTTCTCAAACTGTACATTATACACCGCGTGCTAAAAAGGTTATTGAATTGTCCATGGATGAAGCTCGTAAATTAGGTCATTCTTACGTTGGAACAGAACATATCTTACTTGGTTTAATCCGTGAAGGTGAAGGTGTAGCAGCACGTGTTTTAAATAACTTAGGTGTTAGCCTAAATAAGGCAAGACAACAAGTATTGCAACTTCTTGGAAGTAATGAAGCAAGTTCAGGTCACCAAGGTGGTTCTTCAACAAATGCAAATACACCGACACTGGATAGCTTAGCGCGTGATTTAACAGTTGTTGCACGTGAAAATCGTCTGGATCCTGTTATCGGGCGTGGTAAAGAAATTCAACGTGTAATTGAAGTTTTAAGCCGTAGAACAAAAAACAATCCTGTATTAATTGGAGAGCCTGGTGTGGGTAAAACGGCAATTGCAGAAGGATTAGCACAACAAATTGTAAATAATGAAGTTCCTGAAACATTAAGAGATAAGCGTGTTATGACACTAGATATGGGTACAGTTGTAGCTGGAACGAAATATCGTGGTGAATTTGAAGATCGTTTAAAGAAAGTTATGGATGAAATCCGTCAAGCTGGAAACATTATTCTATTTATTGATGAACTTCATACATTAATTGGTGCAGGTGGAGCAGAAGGTGCAATTGATGCATCGAACATTTTAAAACCATCTTTAGCACGCGGAGAGTTACAATGTATTGGGGCGACAACTTTAGATGAATATCGTAAATATATTGAAAAAGACGCGGCTTTAGAGAGACGTTTCCAACCAATTCACGTTGATGAGCCAAGTCTAGACGAATCAATTCAAATCTTGAAAGGTTTACGTGATCGTTACGAGGCACATCATCGTGTATCTATTACAGATGATGCGATTGATGCAGCTGTAAAGCTTTCAGACCGTTATATTACAGATCGTTTCTTACCAGATAAAGCAATTGATTTAATTGATGAAGCTGCTTCAAAGGTTCGCTTGCGCTCTTATACAACACCACCAAATTTAAAAGAGCTTGAAGTAAAGCTTGAGGAAATTAGAAAAGAAAAAGATGCAGCTGTACAAAGCCAAGAATTTGAAAAAGCTGCTTCCTTACGTGATATGGAACAACGTTTACGTGAAAAGTTAGAAGATACAAAGCGTCAGTGGAAAGAGAAACAAGGACAAGAAAATTCAGAAGTAACAGTAGAAGATATCGCAAATGTCGTTTCCACATGGACGCGTATTCCGGTTTCTAAACTTGCACAAACAGAGACAGATAAATTATTAAACTTGGAATCAATTTTACATGATCGTTTAATTGGGCAGGATGAAGCAGTTGTAGCCGTAGCGAAAGCTGTTCGCCGTGCTAGAGCGGGATTGAAAGATCCGAAACGTCCGATTGGTTCATTTATTTTCTTAGGACCAACAGGTGTAGGTAAAACGGAGCTAGCAAGAGCATTAGCAGAATCTATGTTCGGTGATGAGGATGCAATGATTCGCATCGACATGTCTGAGTACATGGAGAAGCATTCTACCTCTCGTTTAGTTGGATCTCCTCCAGGATATGTTGGATATGAAGAAGGTGGACAGCTAACAGAAAAGGTTCGCCGTAAGCCATATTCAGTTGTTCTATTAGATGAAGTAGAGAAAGCTCATCCTGATGTGTTTAACATTTTACTACAAGTATTAGAAGATGGTCGCTTAACGGATTCTAAAGGGCGTACAGTTGATTTCCGTAATACAATTGTTATTATGACATCTAACGTTGGTGCCGATGCGTTAAAACGTAATAAACATCTTGGATTTAACGTACAAGATGAGAGCCGCGATTATTCAGATATGAAAGGTAAAGTAATGGATGAACTGAAAAAGGCATTTCGTCCAGAATTCTTAAACCGTATTGATGAAATTATCGTGTTCCATATGCTTGAGAAAAAACATATTCAAGAGATTGTAACACTTATGGTGAATCAGTTAGTGAAGCGCTTAAAAGAGCAAGAGATTGAATTGCATTTAACAGAAGGAGCGATTTCAGCCATTGCTGATAAAGGCTTTGACCGAGAATACGGTGCTCGTCCGCTTCGTAGAGCAATTCAGAAACATGTAGAAGATAGACTATCGGAAGAACTTTTAAAAGGTGCTATTGAGAAAGGACAAAAAGTTATCTTTGATGTTGAAGGGGAATCATTTGTCATTCATAGTGCTGAAAAGGTAAAATAAGTATAGACAAACTAAGAGGGCTACGAGATAGCCCTCTTTCTTATACGAGAAGGATAAAATGTTTATAGATGAAAGTGAAGTGAAATATAAAACGATATGGCTAAAAAGAAAACAAAATTCACATGTCAAGAGTGTGGTTATCAGTCACCAAAATATATGGGGAAATGCCCTGGTTGTGGTCAATGGAATACGCTTGTTGAAGAGATGGAACCGGTTGTATCATCAAGACGCCTTAATTATGCCAATGCAATTCAATCGGAAGTAACAAAACCAAGACGCCTAACAGAAGTAGAAACAAAATCCGAGGCACGTATTGAAACGAAATTCCAAGAGTTTAACCGTGTACTTGGTGGTGGGATTGTAGATGGATCCTTAGTACTGATTGGTGGAGACCCTGGGATTGGGAAATCAACATTGTTATTACAAATTTCATCGCAATTAGCAGATTCTTCATATGATGTACTATACATATCAGGTGAGGAGTCAGCAAAGCAGATTAAACTTCGTGCAGATCGTTTGCATGTAAAGGGTAGTAATCTATTTGTTGTAGCAGAAACTGATCTACAGCGAATTGCAGCGCACATTGAAGAGATGAATCCAGCTTTTGTTGTTATTGACTCTATTCAAACGATACATTTACCTGAAGTGACGTCAGCCCCAGGAAGTGTAGCGCAAGTACGTGAATGTACAGCGGAATTAATGAAACTTGCAAAAACGAAAGGAATTCCTATTTTTATCGTCGGACATGTGACAAAAGAAGGGGCAATTGCAGGGCCTCGTATGTTAGAACATATGGTCGATGCAGTTCTTTACTTTGAAGGAGATCGTCATCATACATATCGTATCTTGCGAGCTGTGAAGAATCGTTTTGGTTCCACGAATGAAATGGGTATTTTTGAAATGAAAGAGCTTGGTCTTGCGGAAGTCTTAAATCCTTCTGAAATTTTTCTTGAGGAAAGACCCGTTGGAGTCGCAGGATCAACAGTAGTTGCCTCAATGGAAGGAACAAGACCGGTTTTAGTAGAAATACAAGCATTAATCTCCCCTACTAGTTTTGGAAACCCTCGAAGGATGGCGACGGGAATTGATCATAACCGTGTATCGCTTATTATGGCAGTGCTAGAAAAAAGAACAGGTTTATTATTGCAAAACCAAGACGCATATTTAAAAGTAGCAGGTGGTTTGAAATTAGATGAACCAGCAATTGATTTAGCTGTGGCTTTAAGTATTGCTTCAAGTTTTAGAGATAAACCTACGACACCAACTGATGCAGTAATAGGAGAAGTAGGATTAACTGGAGAAATAAGAAGAGTATCAAGAATTGAACAACGTGTACAAGAAGCAGCTAAATTAGGATTTCAACGTGCTATTATTCCTAGAAAAAATTTGGGGGGATGGACAATTCCGGATGGGATTGAGGTAGTAGGTGTATCTAATTTAGGGGAAGCGCTTCGTTTGACATTAGGAGGCTAGGCTATGGAAGAAAACAAGCAACGTGTCAAAAGTATGATTAATATTTTACAGCTCGTGGCCCCAGGAACACCACTGCGCGAAGGGATAGATAATGTGCTTCGCGCACAAACAGGGGGACTAATTGTTCTTGGATATAATGAACAAATTAAAAGTATTGTTGATGGGGGATTTCACATTAATTGTGCATTCTCTCCTGCTAGTTTATACGAATTAGCAAAAATGGATGGGGCACTTATTTTAAATGAAACTGGAAGTAAAATTTTAATTGCAAATGCACAGTTAGTTCCAGAGGCATCTATTGATTCTATTGAAACAGGTATGCGCCACCGGACGGCAGAGCGTGTAGCAAAGCAGACAGGTAGTCTTGTTGTGGCTATTTCACAAAGACGTAACGTAATTACACTATATCAAGGAAATTTACGTTATA includes these proteins:
- the ctsR gene encoding transcriptional regulator CtsR is translated as MRNISDIIEQYLKQVIDLSNNNVIEIKRNEIADRFECVPSQINYVINTRFTLERGFVVESKRGGGGYIRIIKVKLHDDIDIIDQMLHMIDHSVAQGNAESMIIRLIEEGIITNREAKLMLSVLDRSVLSMDVPSRDELRARILCAMLRTLKYK
- a CDS encoding UvrB/UvrC motif-containing protein, which encodes MTCQNCNIRPATLHYTKVINEKKTEVHLCEQCAEQSGYTSFFQSTQSNFSFHDLFAGLLHGESTMFEEGQKGLSNTSILRCPDCKMTYEQFTKVGRFGCASCYDTFKEHLKPLLKRLHGGHTDHCGKIPERIEGNIHLKKELDELKLILKQYVQKEEFEKAAEVRDKIRGLENQLSEHREGE
- a CDS encoding protein arginine kinase; the protein is MSLDKIMNEAISPWMKGDGPDSDIVLSSRIRLARNFKKYQFSTMQNEEEAKQIHELFKKEFINKTVEPFGEFELLKMNELTPLQRRVLVEKHLISPNLAGTEYGACLLSESEHISVMLNEEDHIRIQCLFSGLQLSEALQSANQIDNWIEEEVEYAFDESLGYITSCPTNVGTGLRASVMIHLPGLVLTKRISRIIQVIQKLGLVVRGIYGEGSEALGNIFQVSNQMTLGKSEEDIIADLKSVIQQIIQQEKMARELIVQNSSIELEDKVYRSYGILANSRLIQSAEAATCLSDVRLGIDLGYIKGVSRNILTELMVLTQPGILQQYAGGPLGPEERDYRRATLIRERLRIEKN
- the clpC gene encoding ATP-dependent protease ATP-binding subunit ClpC, which codes for MMFGRFTERAQKVLALSQEEAIRIGHNNIGTEHILLGLVREGEGIAAKALIALGLSPEKVQKEVEALIGRGTEASQTVHYTPRAKKVIELSMDEARKLGHSYVGTEHILLGLIREGEGVAARVLNNLGVSLNKARQQVLQLLGSNEASSGHQGGSSTNANTPTLDSLARDLTVVARENRLDPVIGRGKEIQRVIEVLSRRTKNNPVLIGEPGVGKTAIAEGLAQQIVNNEVPETLRDKRVMTLDMGTVVAGTKYRGEFEDRLKKVMDEIRQAGNIILFIDELHTLIGAGGAEGAIDASNILKPSLARGELQCIGATTLDEYRKYIEKDAALERRFQPIHVDEPSLDESIQILKGLRDRYEAHHRVSITDDAIDAAVKLSDRYITDRFLPDKAIDLIDEAASKVRLRSYTTPPNLKELEVKLEEIRKEKDAAVQSQEFEKAASLRDMEQRLREKLEDTKRQWKEKQGQENSEVTVEDIANVVSTWTRIPVSKLAQTETDKLLNLESILHDRLIGQDEAVVAVAKAVRRARAGLKDPKRPIGSFIFLGPTGVGKTELARALAESMFGDEDAMIRIDMSEYMEKHSTSRLVGSPPGYVGYEEGGQLTEKVRRKPYSVVLLDEVEKAHPDVFNILLQVLEDGRLTDSKGRTVDFRNTIVIMTSNVGADALKRNKHLGFNVQDESRDYSDMKGKVMDELKKAFRPEFLNRIDEIIVFHMLEKKHIQEIVTLMVNQLVKRLKEQEIELHLTEGAISAIADKGFDREYGARPLRRAIQKHVEDRLSEELLKGAIEKGQKVIFDVEGESFVIHSAEKVK
- the radA gene encoding DNA repair protein RadA; protein product: MAKKKTKFTCQECGYQSPKYMGKCPGCGQWNTLVEEMEPVVSSRRLNYANAIQSEVTKPRRLTEVETKSEARIETKFQEFNRVLGGGIVDGSLVLIGGDPGIGKSTLLLQISSQLADSSYDVLYISGEESAKQIKLRADRLHVKGSNLFVVAETDLQRIAAHIEEMNPAFVVIDSIQTIHLPEVTSAPGSVAQVRECTAELMKLAKTKGIPIFIVGHVTKEGAIAGPRMLEHMVDAVLYFEGDRHHTYRILRAVKNRFGSTNEMGIFEMKELGLAEVLNPSEIFLEERPVGVAGSTVVASMEGTRPVLVEIQALISPTSFGNPRRMATGIDHNRVSLIMAVLEKRTGLLLQNQDAYLKVAGGLKLDEPAIDLAVALSIASSFRDKPTTPTDAVIGEVGLTGEIRRVSRIEQRVQEAAKLGFQRAIIPRKNLGGWTIPDGIEVVGVSNLGEALRLTLGG